A window of the Desulforapulum autotrophicum HRM2 genome harbors these coding sequences:
- a CDS encoding YkgJ family cysteine cluster protein, with translation MDKKNKEKPDSSAILPVQMGYNSRFKFDCHKGVKCFTRCCRGIDIMLTPYDILTMRKRLELSSEEFLAIFTELKLLEKGDLPIVTMKLLDDDQRSCPFVRDGQGCIIYEDRPTTCRYYPLGVGSLSYASEPDNPDEFFFTVKEDHCLGFEEDKEWTVAEWREDQGVDIRDKVNAGWTDLIVRKKSLPANIKLSEQSKQMFFLACYNIDKFRKFVFESTFLQRYDIDGDRLEKMRQDDIQLLQFGFEWMKTTLFSEGSITPRKAGEKTSAGDGE, from the coding sequence ATGGATAAAAAGAACAAAGAAAAACCAGATTCCTCGGCAATACTGCCGGTACAGATGGGCTATAATTCCCGGTTTAAGTTTGACTGCCACAAGGGAGTCAAATGCTTTACACGATGCTGCCGGGGCATTGATATCATGCTCACCCCCTACGATATTCTGACCATGAGAAAGCGTCTTGAACTTTCGTCCGAAGAGTTTCTGGCCATTTTCACGGAGCTCAAGCTCCTTGAAAAGGGAGATCTTCCCATTGTGACCATGAAGCTTCTGGACGATGACCAACGTTCCTGTCCCTTTGTCCGGGATGGGCAGGGGTGTATCATCTATGAGGACAGACCCACCACCTGCCGTTATTATCCCCTGGGCGTGGGATCCCTGAGCTATGCCAGTGAACCGGACAATCCCGATGAGTTCTTTTTTACCGTCAAGGAAGACCACTGCCTGGGGTTTGAAGAGGACAAGGAGTGGACCGTTGCTGAGTGGCGGGAGGATCAGGGGGTGGATATCAGGGATAAGGTCAATGCCGGATGGACAGACCTTATTGTACGGAAAAAATCGCTTCCTGCAAACATCAAGCTTTCAGAGCAGAGCAAACAGATGTTTTTTCTGGCCTGTTACAATATCGACAAGTTCAGGAAGTTTGTTTTTGAAAGCACCTTTCTTCAACGGTACGACATTGATGGAGACCGCCTTGAAAAGATGCGTCAGGATGATATCCAGCTGCTTCAGTTTGGCTTTGAGTGGATGAAGACCACTCTGTTCAGTGAGGGCAGCATCACGCCCAGGAAGGCTGGGGAAAAAACCAGCGCCGGGGATGGCGAGTAA
- the galU gene encoding UTP--glucose-1-phosphate uridylyltransferase GalU, translating into MKIRKAVFPVAGLGTRFLPATKAMAKEMLPVVDKPIIQYAVEEALNAGIEQIIFVTGRGKNALENHFDHSYELELSLKHKEKNELLKQVEALVPETGTIIYTRQQEALGLGHAIWCARDIVGDEPFAVLLADDMIQAKRPVLSQMIDHFDRLRASVVAVMEVDEDQTDKYGILDAEPIEENLVRIRGMIEKPKPADAPSNLAIIGRYILTPKIFHFLGKKQTGAGGEIQLTDAMEKLLEVQPIFGYKFEGTRFDCGDKAGFQMANIAFAMERPEIREKLLTFIQKICQSQETT; encoded by the coding sequence ATGAAAATTAGAAAAGCGGTATTCCCCGTTGCAGGGCTCGGCACACGATTTCTGCCCGCCACAAAGGCCATGGCAAAAGAGATGCTTCCGGTTGTTGACAAACCCATCATCCAGTATGCCGTGGAAGAGGCCCTGAATGCGGGTATCGAGCAGATCATATTTGTAACGGGCCGGGGCAAAAATGCCCTGGAAAACCACTTTGACCACTCCTATGAACTGGAACTCTCCCTGAAACACAAAGAAAAAAATGAGCTTCTCAAGCAGGTGGAGGCCCTGGTGCCAGAGACAGGAACCATCATCTACACCCGCCAGCAAGAAGCCCTGGGGCTTGGCCACGCCATCTGGTGCGCAAGGGATATCGTGGGCGATGAACCCTTTGCAGTGCTCCTTGCCGATGACATGATCCAGGCAAAACGTCCTGTTCTCTCCCAGATGATCGATCACTTTGACCGGCTCAGGGCATCGGTTGTGGCCGTGATGGAGGTGGACGAAGATCAGACCGATAAATACGGCATTCTGGATGCCGAACCCATTGAGGAAAATCTGGTAAGGATAAGGGGCATGATTGAAAAGCCGAAGCCGGCAGACGCGCCCTCAAACCTTGCCATCATCGGCCGCTACATCCTTACCCCCAAGATTTTTCATTTCCTTGGCAAAAAGCAGACCGGGGCCGGTGGAGAGATCCAGCTCACAGATGCCATGGAGAAACTCCTTGAAGTCCAACCCATCTTTGGCTATAAATTTGAGGGAACGCGGTTTGACTGTGGCGATAAGGCAGGATTTCAGATGGCGAACATTGCCTTTGCCATGGAACGCCCTGAAATCCGCGAGAAACTTCTGACTTTTATCCAGAAAATATGCCAGTCCCAGGAAACAACGTAA
- a CDS encoding NifB/NifX family molybdenum-iron cluster-binding protein, protein MKIALSSSGNTLESELDPRFGRAQNFIVIDTETMAFEVKENVQNLNLPQGAGIQAGKTVADLGVEAVITGNCGPKAFNILEAADVKVIIGINGTVKDAVEKFKTGKLAYAGGPNVEGHWV, encoded by the coding sequence ATGAAAATAGCACTTTCATCATCAGGCAACACCCTTGAATCTGAACTTGACCCAAGATTCGGCAGGGCCCAGAACTTCATCGTCATTGACACGGAAACCATGGCGTTTGAGGTAAAAGAAAACGTTCAGAACCTGAACCTTCCCCAGGGGGCGGGCATTCAGGCTGGAAAAACCGTGGCCGACCTGGGCGTTGAAGCCGTGATTACGGGAAATTGTGGTCCCAAGGCCTTTAATATCCTTGAGGCAGCAGACGTCAAGGTGATCATCGGCATAAACGGCACGGTCAAGGATGCCGTGGAAAAGTTCAAAACAGGCAAACTGGCCTATGCCGGCGGCCCCAATGTGGAAGGCCACTGGGTATAA
- a CDS encoding NifB/NifX family molybdenum-iron cluster-binding protein: MKFAIPMAMGKLTAHFGHCREFCFVTVENNEITGTEVLEPPAHEPGVLPKWLHDHGINIVLAGGMGPKAQELFAEAGVKVVTGAPTESPEVLVKQYLDQSMVTGENVCGHDPESPCNH; encoded by the coding sequence ATGAAATTTGCGATCCCCATGGCAATGGGAAAATTAACTGCCCACTTTGGTCACTGCAGGGAATTCTGCTTTGTCACCGTTGAGAACAATGAGATTACAGGCACTGAAGTTCTTGAGCCCCCGGCCCATGAACCAGGCGTCCTTCCAAAATGGCTCCACGACCACGGCATCAACATTGTGCTTGCCGGCGGAATGGGTCCCAAGGCCCAGGAACTTTTTGCTGAAGCAGGCGTCAAGGTTGTTACAGGCGCACCCACAGAAAGCCCTGAAGTCCTTGTAAAACAATACCTTGACCAGAGCATGGTCACGGGTGAGAATGTCTGCGGGCATGACCCAGAGTCTCCCTGCAACCATTAA
- a CDS encoding lytic transglycosylase domain-containing protein produces MGIKILVLLVALLLPPVAAADIYMFIDSAGIVHFTNVPTSSDYKLYIRERPEVTNLNNSQLNNSQFHPEIQRAATAFKVDPSLVRAVIKAESDFNPGVVSKKGATGLMQIMPANYDDLKVDDPFDPEQNIMGGTRYLKRLMTRYDGKLPLVLAAYNAGPDAVDRYNSVPPFNETQRYVSKVMKFYASYKR; encoded by the coding sequence ATGGGAATTAAGATCCTTGTGCTGCTGGTTGCTCTTTTGCTGCCACCTGTGGCTGCAGCAGACATCTATATGTTCATTGACAGTGCAGGCATTGTCCATTTTACCAACGTTCCCACCTCTTCGGATTATAAGCTTTATATCCGTGAGCGGCCGGAGGTGACCAACCTGAATAACAGCCAGCTGAATAACAGCCAGTTTCATCCGGAAATCCAGCGGGCCGCGACAGCATTTAAGGTGGACCCTTCGCTTGTAAGGGCCGTGATCAAGGCCGAGTCGGATTTTAACCCCGGGGTTGTTTCAAAAAAGGGTGCTACCGGCCTTATGCAGATCATGCCGGCCAACTATGACGACCTTAAGGTGGATGATCCCTTTGATCCAGAACAGAACATCATGGGTGGAACCCGTTACCTCAAGCGACTCATGACACGTTACGATGGAAAACTCCCCCTGGTGCTGGCCGCCTACAATGCCGGCCCTGATGCCGTGGACCGGTACAACAGCGTTCCACCGTTTAACGAGACCCAGCGCTATGTCAGCAAGGTGATGAAGTTCTATGCAAGTTACAAGCGATGA
- a CDS encoding nucleotide-binding protein, translating into MIITIASGKGGTGKTTVTVNLAASAPKGDVAVFDCDVEEPNSHIFLKPENLSTTPISTMIPKVDMEKCTLCKACEEICQFSAITTIGKKVMTFPEMCHSCQGCVMVCPEGAITASTRELGTLVQGTNASGICLTWGELRVGEAMAPPLIEQVKEKIDPKKTALVDAPPGTSCPAISALRDSDFALLVAEPTPFGLNDLALTVEALRVLKVPMGIVINRDDGETRVIDDYAAREKIEILARIPFTREAAAVCSKGLLLKEEIPEMEPLFTRLYSTVMERAKNRGNKK; encoded by the coding sequence ATGATCATCACCATAGCCAGCGGAAAAGGGGGAACCGGAAAAACAACGGTCACCGTCAACCTTGCGGCATCTGCCCCTAAAGGAGATGTGGCGGTTTTTGACTGTGACGTTGAAGAGCCCAACTCCCATATTTTCCTGAAACCTGAGAACCTTTCAACGACACCCATTTCAACCATGATACCCAAGGTTGACATGGAAAAATGTACCCTTTGCAAGGCGTGCGAAGAGATCTGCCAGTTTTCGGCCATCACCACCATCGGAAAAAAGGTGATGACCTTCCCGGAAATGTGCCACTCCTGCCAGGGCTGCGTAATGGTCTGCCCCGAAGGCGCCATCACTGCCTCCACAAGGGAACTTGGCACCCTGGTCCAGGGAACCAACGCCAGTGGCATTTGCCTTACCTGGGGAGAACTCAGGGTGGGAGAGGCCATGGCTCCCCCCCTCATCGAGCAGGTCAAGGAAAAGATTGACCCTAAAAAAACAGCCCTGGTAGACGCACCTCCCGGCACCTCTTGCCCGGCCATATCAGCCCTTCGTGACTCAGACTTTGCCCTTTTAGTTGCTGAACCTACCCCCTTTGGACTCAACGACCTTGCCCTGACCGTGGAGGCCCTGAGAGTACTTAAGGTCCCCATGGGCATTGTCATCAACAGGGATGATGGAGAAACACGGGTCATTGATGACTATGCAGCCCGGGAAAAAATCGAAATCCTGGCAAGAATTCCCTTTACCCGGGAAGCGGCAGCAGTCTGTTCAAAAGGCCTGTTGCTGAAGGAGGAAATCCCTGAAATGGAGCCCCTTTTTACACGACTCTATTCGACTGTGATGGAAAGGGCAAAAAACAGGGGGAATAAAAAATGA
- a CDS encoding thioredoxin family protein: MEANELRSGITRLGDRLNGTLKITLALTGRQNDNRFVDFCQELEALLPGLTVVRKMDKEKILPGIMITDNLIYSAIPQARAIAPFLETLALVNGPLPHLPETLQKSLSCIDIPTRLTLYTAVHCPHCPGMVRAMTPLAAACKNIILTVIDGTLFPEAAASDRVMSVPCLILNQEMRWTGNAPPAEVVEMIINQDPSMLSIPSLQTILEDGRASWIAAKMMGANAVFPSFIGLLLHPTWSVRLGAMVVLEEMAETTPDLAARIAPHLWKAFGEADTTVKGDILYALGEVGDQSMGTRIKALIPTLENKDLREAALDALAALASRS; the protein is encoded by the coding sequence ATGGAAGCCAATGAATTAAGATCAGGCATTACCCGCCTGGGGGACCGCTTGAATGGGACGCTGAAAATCACCCTTGCCCTGACGGGCAGGCAAAATGACAATAGGTTTGTCGATTTCTGCCAGGAGCTCGAAGCGCTCCTGCCCGGTTTAACGGTGGTCAGGAAGATGGACAAGGAAAAGATTCTGCCCGGCATCATGATCACGGACAATCTCATTTATTCGGCCATTCCCCAGGCAAGGGCCATTGCCCCCTTTCTTGAAACCCTGGCCCTTGTAAACGGTCCGCTCCCCCATTTACCGGAGACGTTGCAAAAAAGCCTCTCCTGCATCGACATCCCCACACGGCTGACCCTGTACACAGCCGTTCACTGCCCCCACTGCCCCGGCATGGTCCGCGCCATGACACCCCTTGCCGCAGCCTGTAAAAACATCATTCTCACCGTCATCGACGGCACCCTTTTTCCGGAAGCAGCAGCATCGGATCGAGTGATGTCTGTCCCCTGCCTTATCCTCAACCAGGAGATGCGATGGACCGGGAATGCGCCACCGGCCGAGGTGGTTGAAATGATCATCAACCAGGATCCGTCAATGTTGAGCATCCCCTCCCTTCAAACCATTCTGGAGGATGGCAGGGCCTCCTGGATCGCAGCAAAAATGATGGGGGCCAATGCCGTTTTTCCTTCATTTATCGGGCTTCTCCTCCATCCAACCTGGTCTGTTCGCCTGGGGGCCATGGTGGTTCTCGAGGAGATGGCAGAAACCACTCCTGACCTTGCAGCCCGAATCGCCCCCCATCTGTGGAAGGCCTTTGGCGAGGCCGATACCACGGTAAAGGGGGATATCCTCTACGCCCTTGGCGAGGTGGGTGACCAGAGTATGGGAACAAGGATCAAAGCACTGATACCCACCCTTGAGAACAAGGATCTCAGGGAGGCGGCCCTGGATGCCCTTGCGGCCCTGGCATCACGTTCTTAG
- a CDS encoding UvrD-helicase domain-containing protein, giving the protein MEFIADLHLHSHFSRATAKNLDLEHLYQAAQLKGVTLVGTGDFTHPGWVSELKEKLEPCEPGLYRLKKSIAKELDHAIPKLCRGKVRFVLQCEISSIYKRQDRVRKNHNLVYLPDLETVERFNATLDRIGNLKSDGRPILGLDAQRLLEIVLDTSDAAFLIPAHIWTPWFSMFGSKSGFDSIKGCFGDLSNHIFAVETGLSSDPPMNWRIKDLDALTLISNSDAHSPMFLGRNASRFNSDLSFAAVKRALAQQDDTFVGTIDMFPQEGKYHYDGHRKCNVCLDPGQTADKGGICPQCGKPLTLGVLYRVHELASRPAGYNPGNRRPFQSIIPLADILSEIFDVGPKTKKVGIHYDLALKRLGPELDILLTKPVSEVEAAGIPLLGEAVRRMRAGKVSISPGFDGEYGRVKIFGPEEKQRLRGELEMFAPVRRVSLKPVKKKDPDPLKTPGCLETLEDLNAKAVLNPTQRLDPCGLPGGDPEHRASPVASESMDIVESLNPEQRLAVKGQGVPLLIEAGPGTGKTRTLTARIAWLIRDQGVAPGTILALTFTNRAAGEMQERLNTLLPGQQGSVWAGTFHRFCLMVLKEYAGFKGFIVDDPARKEMLNQAVAHADVALSSALLDRTISMAKQHCLGPEDDLTKIAPPGLDKQDLVRVARVWQVYQEHLAALDLVDFDDLIAMVINLFNTDSALVATIRGRFAHILVDEYQDVNKGQYLLIGQLAGNGRGLVVIGDPDQSIYGFRGSDNRYFQQFQADYPGAEKIVLQRNYRSTEAILRASFQLLTHGNQEGVSQKVFSDIRGRERLVIIEATSDRAEAVVVGKRIETLVGGLSMFSMDAGKVGSTQENEFSFADVAVLYRTRRQGKIFADVFQQAGIPFQMADKESLLNHPGIGELVSLLRLLKGGATFQDLFLVFNHFKAGAGKGTRQKLGQWFRESELSPAGAVELLGAAPFVHVRKDIAETLLGVARKIMALGQTVQGLGACDCLDLLASKADLYPLIKSDETSCRVFDRLLGDARNRDDDISCFLESLSLENDSESLWPSAEKVTLMTMHGAKGLEYPVVFVTGCEPGLIPFAFPGREPEDIDEERRLFYVAMTRARDILCLTYSTKRRIYGITRQTGPSTFLLDIEAALKEHNHNRYQGKKKKPCEKQLDLFQ; this is encoded by the coding sequence ATGGAATTTATAGCGGATCTTCACCTGCACTCCCATTTTTCAAGGGCAACGGCCAAGAACCTTGACCTTGAACACCTTTACCAGGCAGCCCAGCTCAAGGGAGTGACCCTTGTTGGCACCGGGGATTTTACCCATCCGGGCTGGGTCTCTGAACTCAAGGAAAAGCTTGAGCCCTGTGAACCCGGGCTTTATCGCCTTAAAAAGAGCATTGCGAAAGAACTTGACCATGCCATTCCAAAATTGTGCAGGGGTAAGGTTCGGTTTGTTCTCCAGTGTGAAATCAGCAGTATCTATAAGCGACAGGACCGGGTGAGGAAAAACCATAATCTCGTCTACCTGCCGGATCTTGAAACCGTTGAGCGGTTTAATGCCACCCTTGACAGAATTGGCAACCTGAAATCCGATGGCCGGCCGATCCTTGGCCTTGATGCCCAGCGACTGCTCGAAATTGTGCTCGACACCTCGGATGCAGCGTTTTTGATACCGGCCCACATCTGGACTCCATGGTTTTCCATGTTCGGGTCAAAATCGGGATTCGATTCCATCAAAGGGTGCTTTGGTGACCTTTCAAACCATATCTTTGCCGTTGAAACGGGCCTTTCATCCGATCCGCCCATGAACTGGCGGATCAAAGATCTTGATGCCCTCACCCTGATTTCAAACTCCGATGCCCATTCTCCCATGTTTCTTGGCCGGAACGCCTCCAGGTTTAACTCCGATCTTTCGTTTGCCGCGGTCAAAAGGGCCCTTGCACAACAGGATGACACCTTTGTTGGAACCATTGACATGTTTCCCCAGGAGGGCAAATATCACTATGACGGACACAGAAAGTGCAATGTCTGCCTGGACCCGGGTCAGACCGCAGACAAAGGGGGTATTTGCCCCCAATGCGGCAAACCCCTTACCCTGGGAGTACTCTACCGGGTTCATGAACTTGCCTCAAGGCCTGCGGGCTACAATCCGGGCAACCGCCGTCCCTTTCAAAGTATTATCCCCCTTGCCGACATTCTTTCTGAGATCTTTGATGTGGGGCCTAAAACCAAAAAAGTCGGCATTCATTATGATCTTGCCTTGAAACGACTGGGTCCAGAGCTTGATATCCTTTTAACCAAACCTGTTTCGGAGGTTGAGGCGGCCGGTATCCCCCTGCTGGGAGAGGCTGTTCGCAGGATGAGAGCCGGCAAGGTTTCCATCTCTCCCGGGTTTGACGGCGAGTATGGCCGGGTCAAGATTTTTGGGCCCGAAGAAAAACAGCGGCTCAGGGGGGAACTTGAGATGTTTGCCCCGGTTCGGAGGGTTTCGTTAAAACCTGTGAAAAAAAAGGACCCAGATCCCCTTAAAACGCCAGGTTGCCTTGAAACGCTGGAGGATCTTAACGCTAAAGCGGTTCTCAATCCAACACAGCGCCTTGATCCCTGTGGTTTGCCCGGGGGCGACCCTGAACATCGGGCAAGCCCTGTTGCGTCGGAGTCCATGGACATTGTGGAATCCCTGAATCCGGAACAACGCCTTGCCGTAAAGGGCCAGGGTGTTCCCCTTCTCATTGAGGCAGGGCCTGGAACGGGCAAGACAAGAACCTTGACGGCAAGGATCGCCTGGCTCATCCGGGACCAGGGCGTGGCCCCCGGAACCATCCTGGCCCTCACCTTTACCAATCGGGCCGCAGGCGAGATGCAGGAGCGGCTCAACACCCTTTTACCCGGTCAACAAGGATCGGTATGGGCCGGGACCTTTCATCGGTTCTGTCTCATGGTGCTCAAGGAGTACGCAGGTTTTAAGGGGTTTATCGTGGATGACCCGGCAAGAAAAGAGATGCTCAATCAGGCTGTTGCCCATGCAGATGTTGCGTTGTCTTCTGCCCTTTTGGACCGGACCATTTCCATGGCAAAACAACACTGCCTTGGGCCGGAAGATGATCTTACAAAGATTGCACCGCCAGGCCTGGACAAACAGGATTTAGTCCGTGTCGCAAGGGTGTGGCAGGTTTACCAGGAACACCTTGCAGCCCTGGATCTGGTTGACTTTGACGATCTGATCGCCATGGTGATCAATCTTTTTAACACCGATTCAGCCCTTGTGGCAACCATCCGCGGTCGGTTCGCCCATATTCTTGTTGATGAATACCAGGATGTGAACAAGGGCCAATATCTTCTGATCGGGCAGCTGGCAGGAAACGGCAGGGGCCTTGTTGTGATCGGTGATCCAGACCAGTCCATCTATGGCTTTCGAGGGTCGGACAACCGGTATTTTCAACAGTTCCAAGCGGATTATCCAGGTGCTGAAAAAATTGTTCTACAGCGAAACTACCGTTCCACAGAGGCTATTCTCAGGGCTTCGTTTCAGCTGCTCACCCATGGTAATCAGGAAGGCGTTTCCCAAAAGGTCTTTTCAGATATCAGGGGAAGGGAGCGCCTTGTTATTATAGAGGCCACCTCTGACCGGGCCGAGGCCGTTGTTGTGGGTAAAAGGATTGAAACCCTTGTGGGCGGACTTTCGATGTTTTCCATGGATGCCGGTAAGGTGGGTTCAACTCAGGAAAATGAGTTTTCATTTGCCGATGTTGCCGTGCTCTATCGCACCCGTCGCCAGGGAAAAATTTTTGCCGATGTGTTTCAACAGGCTGGTATTCCCTTTCAGATGGCGGACAAGGAGAGCCTTCTGAATCATCCCGGCATTGGTGAACTTGTCTCACTGTTAAGACTTCTCAAGGGGGGTGCGACCTTTCAGGATCTTTTTCTGGTGTTTAACCATTTCAAGGCCGGTGCCGGCAAAGGGACAAGGCAGAAACTTGGTCAATGGTTCCGGGAGTCTGAACTTTCTCCGGCCGGGGCGGTTGAACTTCTTGGGGCAGCACCCTTTGTCCATGTCCGGAAAGATATTGCAGAAACCCTTTTGGGTGTTGCCCGGAAAATAATGGCATTGGGTCAAACGGTCCAGGGACTTGGCGCCTGTGACTGCCTTGATCTTCTGGCCAGTAAGGCCGATCTTTACCCGTTGATTAAATCGGATGAAACCAGCTGCCGGGTCTTTGACCGGCTTCTTGGGGATGCAAGGAACAGGGACGATGATATCTCCTGTTTCCTTGAGTCCCTGAGCCTGGAAAACGACAGCGAAAGCCTATGGCCCAGTGCTGAAAAGGTGACGCTCATGACCATGCACGGGGCAAAGGGGCTTGAATATCCCGTGGTCTTTGTAACAGGGTGTGAACCGGGTTTGATTCCCTTTGCCTTTCCGGGCCGAGAGCCTGAAGATATTGACGAGGAACGACGGCTCTTTTATGTGGCCATGACCCGGGCCAGGGACATTCTGTGTTTGACATATTCAACAAAAAGAAGGATATACGGCATCACCAGACAGACCGGGCCTTCAACGTTCCTTTTGGACATTGAAGCGGCCCTCAAGGAGCATAACCACAACAGATACCAGGGTAAAAAGAAAAAGCCCTGTGAAAAGCAGCTGGATCTGTTTCAATGA
- a CDS encoding FAD-dependent oxidoreductase — translation MVAGQAAGESIVNPDTMFSNNNIEMVVDRVESIDRRSKRVKTGKGREISYDKLVVSTGSKPFVLPIPGNDLAGVFTLRALIDAEEIRHYITAEKPRKIAFVGAGFINLEIATLLLESAPDQYEITVIELMEQPLGVMLDSDMAKPVTAYLEQKGIAMRMGQQVSAISGQSGKVAGVVLASGEALDADMVFMNVGSVPDLSLAKEMGLEMGKFGIKVNPFFETSDPDVLAAGDCIENRHFITNDPSPIQLRGPAVIQGRAIAKRLAGFELPFPGLLGNSATRLGDKYIAATGLTEQEAVKIEMETVCATVDSRSKHGMIPGVKPWKLKLVFEGGSERLIGGQIVSDSGAAVKEIDAVNALILGHKTASDLVFLMCAGNPDCSSEPSLEPITIAAEQVLAKRRP, via the coding sequence GTGGTGGCCGGTCAGGCCGCAGGTGAATCCATTGTGAATCCAGATACCATGTTTTCAAACAATAACATTGAAATGGTTGTTGACCGGGTCGAATCGATTGATCGACGGTCAAAGCGGGTAAAAACGGGAAAGGGCAGGGAGATTTCCTATGATAAGCTTGTGGTTTCAACGGGATCAAAGCCCTTTGTTTTGCCCATTCCCGGCAATGATCTTGCCGGGGTATTTACCCTGCGTGCCCTGATTGATGCCGAAGAGATACGGCATTACATCACGGCAGAAAAGCCCCGTAAGATTGCCTTTGTGGGAGCCGGGTTTATCAATCTTGAGATTGCCACCCTGTTGCTGGAGTCAGCACCGGATCAGTATGAGATAACGGTGATTGAGCTTATGGAACAACCCCTGGGGGTGATGCTTGATTCTGACATGGCAAAGCCGGTTACTGCCTATCTTGAACAGAAGGGCATTGCCATGCGCATGGGGCAGCAGGTGTCGGCTATTTCAGGACAGTCAGGCAAGGTGGCAGGCGTTGTCCTTGCCTCGGGGGAGGCCCTGGATGCGGATATGGTGTTCATGAATGTGGGGTCTGTCCCTGATTTGAGTCTGGCCAAGGAAATGGGCCTTGAAATGGGTAAATTCGGCATCAAGGTCAACCCGTTTTTTGAAACCTCAGATCCAGATGTGCTTGCCGCAGGAGACTGTATCGAAAATCGTCATTTCATAACCAATGACCCAAGCCCCATTCAGCTCAGGGGGCCGGCCGTGATTCAGGGCAGGGCCATAGCAAAACGGCTTGCCGGTTTTGAGCTCCCCTTTCCAGGGCTTCTTGGCAACAGCGCCACACGTTTAGGAGACAAGTATATTGCCGCAACCGGGTTGACAGAGCAGGAGGCTGTAAAAATCGAGATGGAAACCGTCTGCGCCACTGTGGACTCAAGGAGCAAGCACGGCATGATTCCCGGGGTTAAGCCCTGGAAGCTGAAGCTTGTGTTTGAAGGGGGTTCCGAGCGGTTGATCGGCGGTCAGATTGTCAGTGACAGCGGAGCCGCCGTCAAGGAAATTGATGCGGTCAATGCTTTGATCCTGGGCCATAAGACAGCATCGGATCTTGTCTTTCTCATGTGTGCGGGAAATCCAGACTGCTCTTCTGAACCTAGTCTGGAGCCCATCACCATTGCAGCGGAGCAGGTGCTGGCCAAACGAAGACCTTGA
- a CDS encoding ATP-binding protein, protein MKEITIISGKGGTGKTSVTASFAFLAANRVVVDADVDAANLYLTLPHTTISQENFVGGRLAEIDPGICTECGECLERCQFKAISEDFIVDPIACEGCGVCVHFCPVDAISFEQQVCGEKFLSDTDNGPMVHARLGIAQENSGLLVSVLRQQAREIAKEKNIPMILVDGPPGIGCPVIASITNADALVIVTEPSMSGMHDMERVKRLADQMRVPAFLCINKSDLNQEKTDSMKAFAKKNNIKFAGEIPFDREVTASMNAGKSLVEFSQGPAAQAVRKVWENVTIYLNETMDRLA, encoded by the coding sequence ATGAAAGAGATTACAATCATCAGCGGTAAGGGCGGGACCGGAAAAACAAGTGTCACCGCATCCTTTGCTTTTCTTGCAGCCAACCGGGTCGTGGTGGATGCCGATGTGGATGCGGCCAACCTCTACCTCACCCTTCCCCACACCACCATATCCCAGGAAAATTTTGTCGGCGGAAGATTAGCTGAAATTGATCCCGGCATTTGCACAGAATGCGGCGAGTGCCTGGAAAGATGCCAGTTCAAAGCCATTTCTGAAGATTTTATTGTTGATCCCATTGCCTGTGAAGGATGCGGCGTGTGCGTTCATTTCTGTCCGGTTGACGCCATCTCCTTTGAGCAGCAGGTCTGCGGAGAAAAGTTTCTCTCTGACACGGACAATGGCCCCATGGTTCATGCAAGGCTTGGCATTGCCCAGGAAAACTCAGGTCTGCTTGTAAGTGTTCTTCGCCAGCAGGCCCGGGAAATCGCCAAAGAAAAAAATATCCCCATGATCCTCGTTGACGGCCCTCCCGGAATCGGGTGCCCAGTGATCGCATCCATCACCAATGCGGACGCCCTGGTCATTGTCACCGAACCATCCATGTCGGGAATGCATGATATGGAAAGGGTAAAACGCCTTGCAGACCAGATGAGGGTTCCGGCCTTTCTCTGCATTAACAAGTCAGATCTCAACCAGGAAAAAACAGATTCAATGAAGGCGTTTGCAAAGAAGAACAACATCAAGTTTGCAGGAGAAATCCCCTTTGACCGGGAGGTCACAGCCTCCATGAATGCAGGAAAAAGCCTTGTGGAATTCTCCCAGGGTCCTGCGGCCCAGGCAGTGCGCAAGGTTTGGGAAAATGTAACAATCTATTTAAACGAAACCATGGACAGACTGGCATAA